In Sedimentibacter sp. MB31-C6, one genomic interval encodes:
- the hemW gene encoding radical SAM family heme chaperone HemW: MKKLGIYIHIPFCKSKCNYCDFYSISWNKEAEKRYIEAVINEIRIYNESLETNYVVDTIYFGGGTPTIISPLSLSKILDEIKRVFKVEKNSEISIEANPNTLLSNNLSFYRNIGINRLSIGVQSLNDDLLYKIGRIHNSKEALDSIDRAIINGFSNINVDVMFNIPGQTVKNIENTLSEIIKHNINHISFYSLKLEKGTPLFVMEKKNKLIMPEEDVEREMYYCGRNVMENNNLFQYEISNFAKKNYECKHNLKYWNQEEYIGLGPSAHSFLNMNRYSNSADLNNYCLNLVKKTFERNIHEILNYEDMKFEYIMLQLRLNKGLSICDFNKKFLIDFNTAYSSQIEYLIKNNLLEYKGDNIRLTKKGMDISNYVFTQFM, translated from the coding sequence ATGAAAAAATTAGGTATTTATATACATATACCATTTTGTAAAAGTAAATGTAATTATTGCGATTTTTATTCAATAAGTTGGAATAAAGAAGCAGAAAAAAGGTATATAGAGGCTGTTATTAATGAAATAAGAATATATAACGAATCACTAGAAACAAATTATGTTGTTGATACAATTTATTTTGGGGGGGGTACTCCAACAATTATTAGTCCTTTAAGTTTAAGTAAAATATTGGACGAAATAAAAAGAGTGTTTAAAGTTGAGAAAAATTCTGAAATTAGTATAGAAGCTAATCCTAATACTTTATTATCAAATAATTTATCATTTTATCGTAATATAGGGATTAACAGACTTAGTATTGGTGTTCAATCTTTGAATGATGATTTATTATATAAAATAGGAAGGATTCATAACAGTAAGGAAGCGCTTGATTCTATTGATAGAGCAATAATAAATGGTTTTAGTAATATAAATGTAGATGTAATGTTTAATATACCTGGACAAACAGTAAAAAATATTGAAAATACTTTAAGTGAAATTATTAAACATAATATAAATCATATATCATTTTATTCCTTGAAATTAGAAAAAGGAACTCCTTTGTTTGTAATGGAAAAAAAGAATAAACTTATTATGCCAGAAGAAGATGTTGAAAGAGAAATGTATTATTGTGGCAGAAATGTAATGGAAAATAATAATTTATTTCAATATGAAATTTCTAACTTTGCTAAAAAGAATTACGAATGTAAACATAATTTAAAATATTGGAATCAAGAAGAGTACATAGGACTAGGACCTTCAGCTCATTCATTTTTAAATATGAATCGTTATAGCAATTCAGCAGATTTAAACAACTATTGCTTGAATTTAGTAAAGAAAACTTTCGAAAGAAATATTCATGAGATTCTTAATTATGAAGATATGAAATTTGAATATATTATGCTTCAGTTAAGGTTAAATAAAGGGTTAAGTATATGTGATTTTAATAAAAAATTTTTGATAGATTTTAATACTGCTTATTCAAGTCAAATAGAATACTTAATAAAAAATAATCTCCTTGAATATAAGGGTGATAATATAAGACTGACAAAAAAGGGAATGGATATTTCCAATTATGTATTCACGCAATTCATGTAG
- a CDS encoding dicarboxylate/amino acid:cation symporter, with protein MKKLQLTTKIFIGLALGILVGLMLQSSPNIANSFIKPFGTLFLNLIKLVIVPLVFSSLVVGTCSLDDVRKLGRIGGKTVAYYMLTTAFAVTIGLILANITNVGGGFSIPVDASVEINEAPNVIETLLNIIPSNPLKALVDGNMLQIIAFAIIIGIGIVSIGEKGKILFNFFDSFAEVMYKIIGAIMKFAPIGVFALITPVVAENGPSVLLPLLKLILVVYAGCILHATVTYSSTIKIFAKESPLKFFKGIAPATIFSFTTASSAGTLPITMKRSEENLGVPKSISSFVLPLGATINMDGTAIYQGICAIFIAQVYGLDLSLGAQLTVILTATLASIGTAGVPGAGMIMLGMVLQSVGLPMEGIALIAGVDRILDMARTSVNVTGDASCALIVAATEGELDREVYNSTTKAIN; from the coding sequence ATGAAAAAGCTACAATTAACAACTAAAATTTTTATAGGTTTAGCATTAGGTATTTTGGTAGGTCTTATGTTGCAATCTTCACCAAATATAGCTAATAGTTTTATTAAACCTTTCGGAACTTTATTTTTAAATCTTATTAAATTAGTAATCGTACCTTTAGTATTTTCATCATTAGTAGTAGGAACTTGTAGTTTAGATGACGTTAGAAAGTTAGGTAGAATTGGCGGGAAAACGGTAGCATACTACATGTTGACAACTGCTTTTGCAGTAACAATAGGACTTATATTAGCTAACATAACAAATGTAGGTGGTGGATTTAGTATTCCAGTAGATGCTTCAGTAGAAATAAATGAAGCACCAAATGTAATAGAAACTCTTTTGAATATTATACCATCTAATCCTCTAAAGGCATTAGTTGATGGCAACATGTTGCAGATTATAGCATTTGCAATTATTATAGGAATAGGTATAGTAAGCATTGGAGAAAAGGGAAAAATTCTTTTTAACTTCTTTGATTCTTTTGCTGAAGTTATGTATAAGATAATTGGTGCAATAATGAAGTTTGCTCCGATAGGTGTTTTTGCTCTTATTACTCCTGTTGTTGCTGAAAACGGACCTTCTGTATTACTTCCATTATTAAAATTAATATTAGTTGTATATGCAGGTTGTATACTACATGCTACGGTAACTTATTCATCAACAATTAAAATTTTTGCTAAAGAGAGTCCACTTAAATTTTTTAAAGGGATAGCACCAGCAACGATTTTTTCATTTACTACAGCAAGTAGTGCTGGTACACTTCCAATAACAATGAAACGTTCAGAAGAAAATTTAGGTGTACCAAAATCAATAAGTAGTTTTGTTTTACCACTAGGAGCTACTATAAACATGGATGGAACAGCTATATATCAAGGTATCTGCGCAATATTTATCGCTCAAGTATATGGCTTGGATTTATCTTTAGGAGCTCAACTTACTGTTATTTTAACAGCAACGTTGGCTTCAATAGGTACGGCTGGTGTTCCAGGAGCCGGCATGATTATGTTAGGTATGGTTTTGCAATCTGTAGGTTTACCAATGGAAGGTATAGCTCTAATAGCTGGAGTTGACAGAATACTTGATATGGCAAGAACTAGTGTTAATGTTACAGGAGATGCATCATGTGCTTTAATCGTAGCAGCAACTGAAGGTGAATTAGATAGAGAAGTATATAATTCAACTACAAAGGCAATTAACTAA
- the dnaK gene encoding molecular chaperone DnaK, producing the protein MSKVIGIDLGTTNSCVSVMEGGEAVVITNVEGKRTTPSVVAFTKEGERLVGETAKRQAVTNPDKTIASIKREMGSDYKETIDGKAYSPQEISAFILQKLKADAESYLGETVTDAVITVPAYFSDSQRQATKDAGKIAGLDVKRIINEPTAAALAYGVDKENVTQTIMVYDLGGGTFDVSILEIGDGVFEVKATSGNNRLGGDDFDKVIIDYMAEQFQKENGIDLRKDKMALQRLKEAAENAKKELSSAMTSNINLPFITATQEGPKHMNMDLTRSKFNELTSFLVEKTIEPVKKAMSDAKLSANQIDKVLLVGGSTRIPAVQDAVKRLTGKDPHKGINPDECVALGAAIQGGVLTGEFGNDILLVDVTPLSLGIETLGSVFTKLIDRNTRIPTKKSQVFSTAADNQPAVDIHVLQGERQMAADNISLGRFQLTGIMPAPRGVPQIEVTFDIDANGIVNVSAKDLGTGKEQKITITASTKMSEEDIEKKVKEAEQYAEEDKKRKEEIEVKNNADSLVYQTEKTIKDLEGKISPEEKAAAQSVVDELKKAIESNDTAQMKDKTEKLTEEFNKLAQKLYAQTGAQQEQGDPNFDQGASESDDNVVDADFEEINEDDDDK; encoded by the coding sequence ATGAGCAAAGTAATAGGAATTGACTTAGGAACAACAAATTCTTGTGTATCTGTTATGGAAGGCGGAGAAGCCGTTGTTATAACAAATGTTGAAGGAAAAAGAACAACACCTTCAGTAGTAGCATTTACAAAAGAAGGAGAAAGATTAGTTGGAGAAACAGCTAAAAGACAGGCGGTTACTAATCCTGATAAAACTATAGCATCAATTAAAAGAGAAATGGGTTCAGACTATAAGGAAACTATAGATGGCAAAGCATACTCACCTCAAGAAATATCAGCTTTTATTCTTCAAAAATTAAAAGCAGATGCTGAAAGTTATTTAGGAGAAACTGTTACAGATGCAGTTATTACTGTACCTGCATATTTCTCTGACAGCCAAAGACAGGCGACAAAAGATGCAGGAAAAATAGCTGGTTTAGACGTTAAAAGAATAATTAATGAACCTACTGCAGCTGCATTGGCATATGGTGTAGATAAGGAAAATGTAACACAAACAATCATGGTATATGACCTTGGAGGAGGAACTTTTGACGTTTCCATACTTGAAATTGGAGATGGCGTTTTTGAAGTTAAAGCTACAAGTGGAAACAACAGACTAGGTGGAGATGACTTTGATAAAGTTATTATTGATTATATGGCAGAACAATTCCAAAAAGAAAATGGAATTGATTTAAGAAAAGATAAAATGGCATTGCAAAGATTAAAAGAAGCAGCAGAAAATGCTAAAAAAGAATTATCAAGTGCAATGACTTCTAATATTAATTTACCTTTTATTACTGCAACTCAAGAAGGTCCAAAACATATGAACATGGATCTTACAAGATCAAAATTTAATGAATTAACATCATTCTTAGTAGAAAAAACTATTGAACCTGTTAAAAAGGCAATGTCTGATGCAAAGTTATCAGCAAATCAAATTGACAAAGTATTATTAGTAGGTGGTTCTACTAGAATTCCTGCAGTTCAAGATGCAGTAAAAAGATTGACAGGTAAAGATCCTCATAAAGGAATTAACCCTGATGAGTGTGTAGCTTTAGGAGCTGCAATACAAGGTGGAGTATTAACAGGAGAATTTGGAAATGACATATTGTTAGTTGATGTTACTCCATTATCTTTAGGTATTGAAACATTAGGTAGCGTATTTACTAAGTTAATAGATAGAAATACTAGAATACCAACTAAAAAAAGTCAAGTATTTTCAACAGCAGCAGATAATCAGCCGGCAGTTGATATTCATGTATTACAAGGTGAAAGACAAATGGCTGCAGACAATATTTCATTAGGTCGTTTTCAATTAACAGGTATAATGCCTGCACCAAGAGGAGTTCCACAAATTGAAGTTACATTTGATATAGATGCGAATGGTATAGTTAATGTAAGTGCTAAGGACCTTGGAACAGGTAAAGAGCAAAAAATAACAATTACTGCATCAACTAAAATGTCAGAAGAAGATATAGAAAAGAAAGTTAAAGAAGCTGAGCAATATGCTGAAGAAGATAAAAAGAGAAAAGAAGAAATTGAAGTGAAAAATAATGCAGATAGCCTAGTATATCAAACAGAAAAGACTATAAAGGACTTAGAAGGTAAAATTTCTCCAGAAGAAAAGGCTGCAGCTCAATCAGTTGTTGACGAACTTAAGAAAGCTATTGAAAGTAATGATACGGCACAAATGAAAGATAAAACAGAAAAGTTAACTGAAGAGTTTAATAAACTTGCTCAAAAACTCTATGCGCAGACTGGTGCTCAGCAAGAACAAGGAGATCCTAATTTTGATCAAGGAGCTTCTGAGTCTGACGATAATGTTGTTGACGCAGATTTCGAAGAAATTAATGAAGATGACGATGATAAATAG
- a CDS encoding RsmE family RNA methyltransferase codes for MFRYFCAESNIEDNKVKVISGDARHLKTILRAQLGDIISVITESHEYRAEIINISNDEVICFLKEKVETNNETNVNITLCQGIPKQTKMETIIQQNVELGVKRFIPLITERTVVKINDKDRELKKLERWRKIAKESAKQSKRNIVPQVENIVTLKDFVKSIKNENSQIIVPYELENGKTLSNVLKEQKNNYYIVIGPEGGFDIKEIEMLEEIGGQVVTLGKRILRTETAGVVTSAVVLYECNEMI; via the coding sequence ATGTTTAGATATTTTTGTGCAGAAAGCAATATAGAAGATAATAAAGTTAAAGTAATAAGTGGAGATGCTAGACATTTAAAGACTATATTACGTGCTCAATTAGGAGATATAATATCTGTTATTACTGAAAGTCATGAATATAGAGCTGAAATTATAAATATTAGTAACGATGAGGTAATTTGTTTTTTAAAGGAAAAAGTAGAAACTAATAATGAAACAAATGTAAATATAACTTTATGTCAAGGAATTCCGAAACAAACTAAAATGGAAACTATTATTCAACAAAATGTTGAGTTAGGTGTAAAGAGATTTATACCTTTAATAACTGAGAGAACAGTTGTTAAAATAAATGATAAAGACAGAGAATTAAAAAAACTAGAACGTTGGAGAAAAATTGCAAAAGAATCTGCAAAACAAAGTAAAAGAAATATTGTACCTCAGGTTGAAAATATTGTTACATTAAAAGATTTTGTTAAAAGTATAAAAAATGAAAATTCTCAAATTATCGTACCATATGAACTTGAAAATGGGAAGACACTTAGCAATGTATTAAAAGAGCAAAAAAATAATTACTATATAGTAATAGGACCAGAGGGTGGTTTTGATATCAAAGAGATTGAAATGTTAGAAGAGATAGGGGGTCAAGTAGTAACTCTTGGTAAGAGAATATTAAGAACTGAAACTGCTGGAGTAGTTACTTCTGCTGTTGTTTTATATGAATGTAACGAAATGATATAA
- the grpE gene encoding nucleotide exchange factor GrpE, with translation MARKAKKNNEEQLKEDINTETEEETDNSEKVKSDELDKESVSEETENDNQEENQNNTEEEEKLQNKILRLQADFLNYKTRTEKEKTSTYGNAIADTICALLPVLDNLERALEAEKTEGNSFKEGVEMIYNQLIGILEKKGLKEIEALHKPFDPNIHYGVAFEECDDVEDDTVIEVLQKGFTVNDKVIRPSMVKICKK, from the coding sequence ATGGCTAGAAAAGCAAAAAAGAATAATGAAGAGCAATTAAAAGAGGATATTAATACGGAAACTGAAGAAGAAACTGATAATAGTGAAAAGGTAAAGTCTGATGAATTAGATAAAGAATCAGTTTCTGAAGAAACAGAGAATGATAATCAAGAAGAAAATCAAAATAACACAGAAGAGGAAGAAAAACTGCAGAATAAAATATTAAGACTTCAAGCTGATTTTTTAAATTATAAAACTAGAACTGAAAAAGAAAAGACTAGTACTTATGGTAATGCTATTGCTGATACAATTTGTGCATTGTTACCAGTTTTAGATAATTTAGAAAGAGCTTTAGAAGCAGAAAAAACAGAAGGTAATTCCTTTAAAGAGGGAGTTGAGATGATATATAATCAACTTATAGGAATACTTGAAAAAAAAGGTTTAAAAGAAATAGAGGCTTTACATAAACCTTTTGACCCTAATATTCATTATGGAGTTGCTTTCGAAGAATGTGATGATGTAGAAGACGATACAGTAATTGAAGTTTTACAAAAAGGATTTACTGTTAATGATAAAGTAATAAGACCATCAATGGTTAAAATTTGTAAAAAATAA
- the hrcA gene encoding heat-inducible transcriptional repressor HrcA produces the protein MSLDKRKVKILKAIISSYIDNAEAVGSRTISKKYELGVSPATIRNEMSDLEEMGFLMQPHTSSGRIPTDKAYRYYVDDLWKMVKASSNNTNLDELRKIIEEEANELDSVFKNSVRILSQFTKYTSFLVSPQLRKSTIKRIQLVPVTETKVLLLLILESNIIKQVMLKLKSPIPIDQIDKISNTLSEQLFGYKLEDVNSDLKESLIKYLYSLRDNFGESLLDVLPFLINQVEKLEDISVYSDGISNILNLPEYNDLDKAREFITFAENKHSVAKLFQSVGENDLAICIGQENLYEELRDCSLITATYKFNGRIIGKIGVVGPTRMDYQRVISTVKSISEVINGIIDQNLTDDNKE, from the coding sequence ATGTCTTTGGATAAAAGAAAAGTAAAAATTCTTAAAGCTATTATTTCAAGTTATATAGATAATGCGGAAGCAGTAGGATCAAGGACAATATCAAAAAAATATGAACTTGGCGTTAGCCCGGCTACAATTAGAAATGAAATGTCTGATTTAGAAGAAATGGGTTTCTTGATGCAACCTCATACTTCATCAGGTAGAATACCAACTGACAAAGCATATAGGTACTATGTAGATGATTTGTGGAAGATGGTTAAGGCTTCTTCGAATAATACTAATTTAGATGAACTTAGAAAAATAATAGAAGAAGAGGCCAATGAACTGGATTCAGTATTTAAAAATTCAGTGAGAATACTTTCTCAATTTACAAAATACACTTCATTTCTTGTTTCACCACAGTTAAGGAAATCAACAATAAAAAGAATACAACTTGTTCCTGTAACTGAAACAAAAGTATTATTGTTACTTATATTAGAAAGCAACATAATAAAACAGGTTATGCTAAAATTGAAAAGTCCGATTCCTATTGATCAAATTGATAAGATATCGAATACCCTTTCAGAACAATTATTTGGATATAAATTAGAAGATGTTAATTCAGATTTAAAGGAAAGCCTAATAAAATATCTTTACAGTTTGAGAGATAATTTTGGGGAGTCATTGTTAGATGTTTTACCATTTTTAATTAATCAGGTAGAAAAACTTGAAGATATAAGTGTTTATTCAGATGGTATATCAAATATTTTGAATTTACCAGAATACAATGATTTAGACAAAGCAAGAGAGTTTATTACATTTGCTGAGAATAAACACAGTGTAGCTAAGTTGTTTCAAAGTGTTGGAGAAAATGATTTGGCAATATGTATAGGTCAGGAAAATTTATATGAAGAGTTAAGGGATTGTAGTTTAATAACTGCGACATATAAGTTCAATGGTAGGATTATTGGAAAAATAGGAGTTGTTGGACCTACAAGAATGGATTATCAAAGAGTAATTTCTACAGTTAAATCAATTTCTGAAGTAATAAATGGAATTATAGATCAAAACTTAACAGATGATAATAAGGAGTGA